One Caretta caretta isolate rCarCar2 chromosome 8, rCarCar1.hap1, whole genome shotgun sequence DNA window includes the following coding sequences:
- the APOBEC4 gene encoding putative C->U-editing enzyme APOBEC-4 translates to MNPERETLFQEYLANQGTVVKPYYWQTLSKSCAKCPYHIRTGEEARVPYMEFHKAFGFPYGLMSHQNKHLIFYELRSFSGTLVQKGHATNCIKYNIHPESMLFEMGGYLDALTYDYDSIRYIILYSNYSPCNEAEHCCISKIYNFLTKYPDISLCIYFSQLYHTEDDFPVSIWNCEALRSLASLWPHVTLNPLCGGVWHSLLCNFVSGMPEATLYHPILPARALADQQNSHKINNITGIKSYLMKASPQAIYENLKPQQNLQQDYFANTPSHQLSQMMNGRLPPLMSHSHLVPFTSKFLPFGGQHLYPKPKNIVRHLKMPKELFNYTNHSQTFSHGRPVQVVEITEQLLSSKTTDTKGQKKKKKKIHLL, encoded by the coding sequence ATGAACCCAGAAAGGGAAACTTTGTTCCAGGAATATCTGGCAAATCAAGGAACAGTAGTAAAGCCCTATTATTGGCAGACACTGAGCAAAAGCTGTGCCAAATGCCCCTACCATATACGGACAGGTGAAGAAGCAAGAGTCCCTTATATGGAATTTCATAAGGCCTTTGGATTCCCATATGGGCTAATGAGTCATCAAAACAAACAccttatattctatgaactgAGGAGCTTCTCTGGGACATTAGTCCAAAAGGGCCATGCAACCAATTGCATTAAGTATAACATCCACCCAGAGTCCATGTTATTTGAGATGGGTGGCTATCTGGATGCACTTACATATGACTATGACAGCATCAGGTACATAATTCTTTATTCCAACTACTCTCCTTGTAATGAAGCTGAGCACTGCTGTATAAGCAAGATCTACAACTTCTTGACAAAGTACCCAGACATTTCCCTCTGTATTTATTTCTCTCAGCTTTATCACACGGAGGATGATTTCCCCGTGTCCATATGGAACTGTGAAGCTTTACGAAGCCTTGCCAGCTTGTGGCCTCATGTGACTTTGAACCCATTATGTGGTGGGGTCTGGCATTCCCTCCTTTGCAATTTTGTGAGTGGTATGCCAGAAGCAACCCTTTATCATCCAATTTTACCTGCAAGAGCATTAGCTGACCAACAAAATTCACATAAAATTAACAACATAACAGGAATTAAATCTTACTTAATGAAAGCATCTCCCCAGGCAATATATGAAAATCTAAAACCCCAGCAGAATTTGCAGCAAGACTATTTTGCTAACACACCCTCTCATCAACTTTCACAAATGATGAACGGCAGATTGCCACCACTGATGAGTCACAGCCATTTGGTGCCTTTCACAAGCAAGTTTCTGCCTTTTGGGGGGCAACATTTATATCCCAAACCTAAAAATATTGTAAGGCATTTAAAGATGCCCAAGGAGTTATTTAATTATACCAATCATTCCCAAACCTTTTCCCATGGAAGACCTGTTCAGGTGGTAGAAATCACTGAACAACTTTTAAGCAGCAAGACCACAGATAccaaagggcaaaaaaaaaaaaaaaaaaaaatccatctcttATGA